The nucleotide window CGTACAGGGTGAGCGCCATGGGCCGGTCAGGACCTTTCCGTGGATCAGGGGGAACGGTAACGGGAACGGGTCGGCTCAGCGGCGGGACATGTAGATGTCGAGCGCCTTGTGCAGCAGCTTGTTGAGCGGGAAGTCCCACTCGCCGAGGTACTCCGCGGCCTGGCCGCCGGTGCCCACCTTGAACTGGATCAGCCCGAAGAGGTGGTCGTTCTCGTCCAGCGAGTCGCTGATGCCGCGCAGGTCGTAGACGGTGGCGCCGAGCGCGTAGGCGTCGCGCAGCATCCGCCACTGCATGGCGTTGCTCGGCCGCACCTCACGCTTGTGGTTGGCCGAGGCGCCGTAGGAGTACCAGACGTGGCCGCCGACGACCAGCATGGTGGCCGCCGCCACCGCCTCGCCCTCGTGCACGGCGAAGTAGAGCCGCATGCGGTTGGGGTCCTCGGAGTTGAGGGCGGTCCACATGCGCTGGAAGTACGACAGCGGGCGCGGGCGGAAGTGGTCGCGCTCGGCGGTGATCTCGTAGAGCTGCTGCCAGATCGGGAGCTGCTCGTAGGTGCCCTGGACGACCTCGACGCCCGCCTTCTCGGCCTTCTTGATGTTGCGGCGCCACAGCTGGTTGAAGCCCTTGTGGACGTCCTCCAGGGTGCGCCCCTCCAGCGGCACCTGGAAGACGTAGCGCGGCTGGACGTCACCGAAGCCGGCGCCGCCGTCCTCGCCCTGCTGCCACCCCATCTTCCGCAGCCGGTCGGCGACCTCGAAGGCGCGCGGCTCGATGAAGGTGGCCTCGACGTCCCGCAGCCGCTTGGCGTCCGGGTCGGCGATGCCGTTCTTCACCGCGGCGGCGTCCCAGCGCCGGATGACCACCGGCGGCCCCATCTTCACCGAGAAGGCGCCCTGCCGCTTGAGGTGGGCCAGCATCGGCTGGAGCCATTCCTCCAGGTTGGGCGCGTACCAGTTGATGACCGGGCCCTCGGGGAGGTAGGCGAGGTACCGCTTGATCTTGGGCAGCTGGCGGTAGAGCACCAGACCCACGCCGACGAGCTCGCCGTTCTTGTCGAACCAGCCCAGGTTCTCCGAACGCCACTCGGCCTTCACGTCGGCCCAAGCGGGAACCTGCATGTGGCTCGCCGAGGGCAGGCTCTGGATGTAGGCCAGATGCTGCTCACGGCTGATGGTCCTCAGGGTCAGGCTCATTCGGGGCGCTCCCCATCGCTGCGGGTTCTACCGGACTTCCCGGCGAACTCTACTGCGACCGGGCGCCGGGGCGGCCTGAAGCCCTGCGCCGTGAACCCCGCCGAGCGCCGCTCCGCGCGCTACACGACGCCGCCGAACAGGCCGCCGTGGGCCATGCCGATGAAGAACCCCACGGCTGCCGCGCCGAGCCCGATGACCAGCAGGAAGCGCTCGGCGGTGGTCGCCGAGATGTACTGGCCGTAGGCGCCGGAGACGATGCCGAGCAACCCGGTCCACGAACTGACCAGGTGCAGGCCGCGGGAGAGCGAGGTGAGAGCGGCGACGGCACCGAGCACCACGGTGATCACGGTGAGGGTGTTCTCCACCGGGTGCGGCCGGCCGTCGGTGTTGAGGGTCAGAACGTGACGCTGCCGGAATTGCCGGAATGTCTGTGCCATGGGGCACCTCCGTGAGCCGACGCGGTAGCGCGCCGTAGCCTCGTGCACACCCTTGGATACAGATTGTCCCGGTTCTTCGGCGGATTTCAAGCGGGGGGACGAGTCCGGGTAGTCTGTACCGTCTGCACCGGTGTCTGCCCTTCACCCGTCGGCCGTTCCCGGCCGGATGTCAGTGGGCGGCGATACCGTTGCGACGCAATGCATGACCCTCCTGCCACGGAAACGCCGTGGCCGCTGAGTCCAAAGGAGGTGGGTTCCATAATGCGTCACTACGAGGTGATGGTCATCCTCGACCCCGATCTGGAGGAGCGCGCTGTCTCCCCCCTGATCGAGACGTTCCTCGCCGTGGTCCGTAACGGCGGCGGCAAGGTCGAGAAGGTCGACACCTGGGGCCGTCGTCGTCTCTCCTACGAGATCAACAAGAAGCCCGAGGGCATCTACTCGGTCATCGACATCAACGCCACGCCCGATGTCGTCAAGGAGCTCGACCGTCAGCTCAACCTGAACGAGTCGGTTCTGCGGACCAAGGTCCTTCGTCCGGAAACGCACTGACGCGTTAAGCGTCGGAGCTGAGTACGGCTACCGAGCAGCCAGCAGCACAGCACACCCGCCGAGAGGTCACCCACCATGGCAGGCGAGACCGTCATCACGGTCGTCGGCAACCTTGTCGACGATCCCGAGCTGCGCTTCACCCCTTCCGGTGCGGCGGTCGCGAAGTTCCGCGTCGCGTCCACCCCGCGCACCTTCGACCGGCAGACCAACGAGTGGAAGGACGGCGAGAGCCTCTTCCTGACCTGCTCGGTCTGGCGGCAGGCGGCCGAGAACGTGGCCGAGTCTCTTCAGCGCGGCATGCGCGTCATCGTGCAGGGTCGGCTGAAGCAGCGTTCCTACGAAGACCGTGAGGGCGTCAAGCGGACGGTCTACGAACTCGACGTCGACGAGGTCGGCGCCTCGCTCCGCAACGCCACGGCCAAGGTCACCAAGACCAGCGGCGGCCGGGGCGGCCAGGGCTACGGTGGTGGTCCGGGCGGCGGCCAGGGTGGCAACTGGGGCGGCCCGCAGGGCGGCTCCGGCGGCGGTGCCCCGGCCGACGACCCGTGGGCGACCGGTGCCCCGGCCGGCGGCGGCCAGGGTGGCGGTGGCGGCTGGGGCGGAAGCTCCGGCGGCGGCTACTCGGACGAGCCGCCCTTCTAAGGGCGGCAAGCGACACACTTCTTGATCACACTGGAGTACAACCATGGCGAAGCCGCCCCCGCGCAAGCCGAAGAAGAAGGTCTGCGCTTTCTGCAAGGACAAGGTCACCTACGTCGACTACAAGGACACCAACCTGCTGCGGAAGTTCATCTCCGACCGCGGCAAGATCCGTGCCCGTCGCGTGACCGGCAACTGCACGCAGCACCAGCGTGACGTCGCCACCGCCGTGAAGAACAGCCGCGAGATGGCGCTGCTGCCCTACACCTCGACTGCTCGCTGAGAGAGGGTGACCGAAGCATGAAGATCATCCTCACCAACGAGGTCAGCGGCCTCGGTGCCGCCGGCGACGTCGTGGACGTCAAGGACGGCTACGCTCGCAACTACCTGATCCCGCGGAGCTTTGCCATCCGCTGGACCAAGGGCGGCGAGAAGGACGTCGAGCAGATCCGCCGTGCGCGCCGGATCCGCGAGATCGCCACGCTGGAGCAGGCCAACGAGATCAAGGCCCAGCTGGAGAACGTCAAGGTCAAGCTGGCCACCCGGGCCGGCGAGGCCGGGCGCCTCTTCGGTTCGGTCACCCCGGCCGACATCGCTTCGGCGATCAAGGAGGCCGGTGGCCCGGCGGTCGACAAGCGTCGTGTCGCCGTCGTGTCGCCGATCAAGACCGTCGGCTCGCACCAGGTGACCGTCAACCTCCACCCGGAGGTCTCGGCCAAGCTGGACGTCGAGGTCGTCGCGGCCTGACGCCTGCCGCTCAGCCGGTAAGCCTGGGAAGGGCCGGTACCCCGCAGGGGGTACCGGCCCTTCCGGCATGCCGCACGTGCGTGTTTCACGTGAAACGGGCGGCGGGGGCTGGTGGCCGTTTCACGTGAAACAGCCGTCGGCCGGGGGTCAGCCGCCGCGGACCGCGCCGGTCACCACCCAGTGTCCGGAGCGGGCCCGTGCCCACAGGAACGCCATCCGCGACACCATGAACAGGGCCATGGCCCACCACAGCACCGTCAGCCCGCCGCCGATCGCGGGGACGGCGAGCGCGGCCGGGACGAAGACGGCCAGCGTGCCCAGCATCGCCCAGGCCAGATAGCGGCCGTCACCGGCGCCCATCAGTACGCCGTCCAGGATGAAGACCACCCCGGAGACCGGCTGGGTGACCGCCACCACCAGCAGCGCGGTCATCAGCTGGGCGCGGACCGCCGGATCGCCGGTGAACAGCGGGATGAACCACGGCCGGGCGACGGCGACCAGGGCGCCGAGGACCACCCCGGAGGCGATCCCCCACTGCACCATGCGCCGGCACGCCGCCCGGGCGCCCGCCGCGTCCTCCGCGCCCAGGTAACGGCCGATGATCGCCTGGCCCGCGATGGCTATGGCGTCCAGCGCGAAGGCGAGCAGGCTCCACAGGGTGAGGAGCACCTGGTGGGCGGCGATCTCGGTGTCGCCGAGGCGGGCCGCGACCGCGGTGGCGACCATCAGGATCGCGCGCAGGCTGAGGGTGCGGACCAGCAGCGGTACGCCCGCGGTGGCGCAGGCCCGGATACCGGCCGCGTCGGGGCGCAGCCGGGCGCCATGGCGTCGCGCGCCGCGCACCACGACGGTCAGGTACGCCGCCGCCATGGCCCACTGGGCGATCACGGTGCCCCAGGCTGAACCGGCGATGCCGAGCCCGGCGCCGTACACCAGGCCCACGTTGAGTCCGGCGTTGGCGGCGAATCCGGCGACCGCCACCACCAGCGGGGTGCGGGTGTCCTGGAGGCCGCGCAGCACGCCGGTGGCGGCCAGCACGACGAGCATCGCGGGGATGCCGAGCGCGCTGATCCGCAGATACGTCACGGCGTACCCGGTCGCCCGGCCGGAGGCACCGAAGAGCTCGGCGAGCGGTCCGGCCCCGGGCACCACCACGGCGACCACGACGGCGCTGAGCAGCAGGGCGAGCCAGATGCCGTCCATGCCCTGGCGGATGGCGGCCTGCCGGTCACCGGCGCCGATCCGGCGGGCGACGGCCGCGGTGGTGGCGTAGGCGAGGAAGACGAAGACGTTGACCGCGGTTGTCAGCAGGGAGGCGGCGACACCGAGTCCGGCGAGTTGCCGGGTACCCAGGTGGCCGACGATGGCGCTGTCGGCCATGACGAAGAGCGGTTCGGCGACCAGGGCTCCGAAGGCCGGGACGGCGAGCGCCAGGATCTCCCGGTCGTGGCGGCGCCGGACCTCCCGGGGCAGCCGTGGGGAACCCTGGGAGCGGTTGCGGGCGGGGGCCGAGGACACCCGCTTAGGATAATCGTCCACAGGTAAGGGATGCAATGGCAAAGTGGCCATTACATTCCGTGGCGCTGAGTGATCGTCTCCGCGCCGTTTGTCGCGATCTCGCGCCAAGCGGGAAAGTTTTTCTCCTACACAGCCAGTGGATGATGAAATCGCAGGTCAGGGCGGTTTCCCCAGGGTGACTGTGGCGTTGTCCACAGCGCTGTCCCCCGCACTGTGCACAGGTTTGGCGGGCTTCTCCACAGGCTGGGGGCCGTCATCCACATGGCCTGTGGATAACCATCTTGGCTGACGGCGCCGCCGGCCCTACCGTTGACCGGCACCCGCGCTGTCCTCCGGCTTCCCCGGAGCCGTCAACCGGTCCCGTCCTCGACGCGCCGGAAACTCGGCGGGGTGCCGTCCAGGTGTCAGAGGCGTGCCGTAGGAATGTGGCACGGAACCGGGGGTCCGCAGGACCGGGAGGAGGTGCGGGGGGTGAGCCAGCCCGAGCCCGTCGACGGCCACTGGAGCGAGGCTCCGCCGGCCGAGCCGCCCTTCCCCGACGGCCCCGGCGACCGGCTGCCGCCCCCTCGCTTCCGGCGCGGCGGCGACCAGCAGCGCGGCGGACGCGACCACGGCGGCCGTGACCGGGACGGCTGGGACGAGGGAGCCCGGGAGCGCGGCTGGGGCGATTCCGGCTTCGAGCGGGTCCCGCCGCAGGACATCGACGCCGAGCAGTCCGTGCTCGGCGGCATGCTGCTGTCGAAGGACGCCATCGCCGACGTGGTCGAGGTGCTCAAGGCCGGTGACTTCTACCGCCCCGCGCACGAGACCGTCTACAACGCCATCCTCGACCTCTACGCCCGTGGCGAGCCGGCCGACCCCATCACCGTCGCCGCCGAGCTGACCAAGCGCGGCGAGATCACCCGGGTCGGCGGCGCGGCCTATCTGCACACTCTCGTCAACGCCGTCCCCACGGCGGCCAACGCCGAGTACTACGCCGAGATCGTCCACGAGCGCGCGGTCCTGCGCCGCCTGGTCGAGGCCGGCACCCGCATCACCCAGATGGGTTATGCCGCCGACGGTGACGTGGACGAGATCGTCAACTCGGCGCAGGCCGAGATCTACGCGGTCACCGAGCAGCGCACCTCCGAGGACTACCTTCCGCTCAGCGAGATCATGGAGGGCGCCCTCGACGAGATCGAGGCGATCGGCTCGCGCAGCGGCCAGATGACCGGCGTGCCCACCGGCTTCACCGACCTCGACGCGCTCACCAACGGCCTCCACCCCGGCCAGATGGTCGTCATCGCGGCGCGTCCGGCGATGGGCAAGTGCCTGGCGGCCGGCAGCCGGGTGCTGGAGGCCCGCTCGGGGGAGTGGATCACCGTCGAGGAGTTCGTCCGGCGTGGCACGGCCGGCGAGGACCTCCAGGTGCTCACGCTCGGCGGCGACTGGAAGCTGCGCGCGGCCCGTCCGTCGGCGTACCACCACAACGGGGTCAAGCCGGTGCGGAAGCTGCGCACCGCGGACGGCGCCACGCTGCGGGCCACCGGCAACCATCCGATGCTCACGCTGCGCGGCTGGGTTCCGCTGGAGCGGCTGCGCCCCGGCGACCACGTCGCGGCCCCCGGCGGGCCGTCCGGCGCGGAGGGGCGGCCGGTCCCGGAGCCGGTGTGGGAGCTGATCGAGGCCGAGAAGGCCGGGCTGACCTGGGCCGAGGTCAACGAACGGGCCGGGCTGCCGGCCGGTCACGACTGGCGGCCCGGGAACCCCGTCGACCGGGCCCGCCTGCTCGACCTGGCCAAGGCGCTCGACTCGCGGGCGCTGGTGGACCTCGCCGAGTCCGACGTGCGCTGGGACCGGGTGGTCTCCAACGAGCCGGACGGCACCGAGGCGGTCTACGACCTGACGGTCGAGGGCACGCACAGCTTCGTCGCCGAGGGCCTGGTCGTCCACAACTCCACGCTCGCCCTGGACTTCGCCCGCTCCGCGTCGATCGCGCACGGCCTACCGAGCGTCTTCTTCTCGCTGGAGATGGGGCGCAACGAGATCGCCATGCGCCTGCTGTCGGCCGAGGCACGGGTGGCCCTGCACCACATGCGGTCGGGCAACATGACGGACGACGACTGGACGCGGCTGGCCCGCCGGATGCCCGAGGTCTCCGCCGGTCCCCTCTACATCGACGACTCGCCCAACCTGTCGATGATGGAGATCCGTGCCAAGTGCCGCCGCCTCAAGCAGCGCAACGACCTGCGGCTGGTCGTCATCGACTACCTCCAGCTGATGCAGTCGGGCGGCTCCCGGCGCCCCGAGAGCCGCCAGCAGGAGGTCTCGGAGATGTCCCGTAACCTCAAGCTGCTCGCCAAGGAGCTGGAAGTCCCCGTCATCGCACTCTCCCAGCTCAACCGTGGCCCCGAGCAGCGCACCGACAAGAAGCCCATGGTCTCCGACCTGCGCGAATCCGGCTCCATCGAGCAGGACGCCGACATGGTGATCCTGCTGCACCGCGAGGACGCCTACGAGAAGGAGTCCCCCCGGGCCGGCGAGGCCGACCTCATCGTCGCCAAGCACCGCAACGGCCCCACCGCCACCATCACGGTGGCCTTCCAGGGGCACTACTCCCGCTTCGTGGACATGGCCGGAAACGTCTGACCGGAGCTGTAGGTTCCCATTTCTTGTGTCCCATTCTCA belongs to Streptantibioticus cattleyicolor NRRL 8057 = DSM 46488 and includes:
- the dnaB gene encoding replicative DNA helicase yields the protein MSQPEPVDGHWSEAPPAEPPFPDGPGDRLPPPRFRRGGDQQRGGRDHGGRDRDGWDEGARERGWGDSGFERVPPQDIDAEQSVLGGMLLSKDAIADVVEVLKAGDFYRPAHETVYNAILDLYARGEPADPITVAAELTKRGEITRVGGAAYLHTLVNAVPTAANAEYYAEIVHERAVLRRLVEAGTRITQMGYAADGDVDEIVNSAQAEIYAVTEQRTSEDYLPLSEIMEGALDEIEAIGSRSGQMTGVPTGFTDLDALTNGLHPGQMVVIAARPAMGKCLAAGSRVLEARSGEWITVEEFVRRGTAGEDLQVLTLGGDWKLRAARPSAYHHNGVKPVRKLRTADGATLRATGNHPMLTLRGWVPLERLRPGDHVAAPGGPSGAEGRPVPEPVWELIEAEKAGLTWAEVNERAGLPAGHDWRPGNPVDRARLLDLAKALDSRALVDLAESDVRWDRVVSNEPDGTEAVYDLTVEGTHSFVAEGLVVHNSTLALDFARSASIAHGLPSVFFSLEMGRNEIAMRLLSAEARVALHHMRSGNMTDDDWTRLARRMPEVSAGPLYIDDSPNLSMMEIRAKCRRLKQRNDLRLVVIDYLQLMQSGGSRRPESRQQEVSEMSRNLKLLAKELEVPVIALSQLNRGPEQRTDKKPMVSDLRESGSIEQDADMVILLHREDAYEKESPRAGEADLIVAKHRNGPTATITVAFQGHYSRFVDMAGNV
- the rpsF gene encoding 30S ribosomal protein S6; its protein translation is MRHYEVMVILDPDLEERAVSPLIETFLAVVRNGGGKVEKVDTWGRRRLSYEINKKPEGIYSVIDINATPDVVKELDRQLNLNESVLRTKVLRPETH
- a CDS encoding lipid II:glycine glycyltransferase FemX, producing the protein MSLTLRTISREQHLAYIQSLPSASHMQVPAWADVKAEWRSENLGWFDKNGELVGVGLVLYRQLPKIKRYLAYLPEGPVINWYAPNLEEWLQPMLAHLKRQGAFSVKMGPPVVIRRWDAAAVKNGIADPDAKRLRDVEATFIEPRAFEVADRLRKMGWQQGEDGGAGFGDVQPRYVFQVPLEGRTLEDVHKGFNQLWRRNIKKAEKAGVEVVQGTYEQLPIWQQLYEITAERDHFRPRPLSYFQRMWTALNSEDPNRMRLYFAVHEGEAVAAATMLVVGGHVWYSYGASANHKREVRPSNAMQWRMLRDAYALGATVYDLRGISDSLDENDHLFGLIQFKVGTGGQAAEYLGEWDFPLNKLLHKALDIYMSRR
- the rpsR gene encoding 30S ribosomal protein S18, translated to MAKPPPRKPKKKVCAFCKDKVTYVDYKDTNLLRKFISDRGKIRARRVTGNCTQHQRDVATAVKNSREMALLPYTSTAR
- a CDS encoding MATE family efflux transporter yields the protein MSSAPARNRSQGSPRLPREVRRRHDREILALAVPAFGALVAEPLFVMADSAIVGHLGTRQLAGLGVAASLLTTAVNVFVFLAYATTAAVARRIGAGDRQAAIRQGMDGIWLALLLSAVVVAVVVPGAGPLAELFGASGRATGYAVTYLRISALGIPAMLVVLAATGVLRGLQDTRTPLVVAVAGFAANAGLNVGLVYGAGLGIAGSAWGTVIAQWAMAAAYLTVVVRGARRHGARLRPDAAGIRACATAGVPLLVRTLSLRAILMVATAVAARLGDTEIAAHQVLLTLWSLLAFALDAIAIAGQAIIGRYLGAEDAAGARAACRRMVQWGIASGVVLGALVAVARPWFIPLFTGDPAVRAQLMTALLVVAVTQPVSGVVFILDGVLMGAGDGRYLAWAMLGTLAVFVPAALAVPAIGGGLTVLWWAMALFMVSRMAFLWARARSGHWVVTGAVRGG
- a CDS encoding single-stranded DNA-binding protein — encoded protein: MAGETVITVVGNLVDDPELRFTPSGAAVAKFRVASTPRTFDRQTNEWKDGESLFLTCSVWRQAAENVAESLQRGMRVIVQGRLKQRSYEDREGVKRTVYELDVDEVGASLRNATAKVTKTSGGRGGQGYGGGPGGGQGGNWGGPQGGSGGGAPADDPWATGAPAGGGQGGGGGWGGSSGGGYSDEPPF
- the rplI gene encoding 50S ribosomal protein L9, yielding MKIILTNEVSGLGAAGDVVDVKDGYARNYLIPRSFAIRWTKGGEKDVEQIRRARRIREIATLEQANEIKAQLENVKVKLATRAGEAGRLFGSVTPADIASAIKEAGGPAVDKRRVAVVSPIKTVGSHQVTVNLHPEVSAKLDVEVVAA